The Lathyrus oleraceus cultivar Zhongwan6 chromosome 5, CAAS_Psat_ZW6_1.0, whole genome shotgun sequence genome includes the window TTAGAATACTAGGTGACAAGATTTTCATTCTCAACAATAATACGAAGCTATCCATGAACAGATTGGCGTGATTATAATTTCAAAAAGGTTGGAATAGCATTCACAGATTGGTATGAAAGAGAAAAGAGATAATACTTGTTATAGAATAGGAGACCGTCTTTGACATAAGGCACAGGCGCAGAATAAGCTGAACACAAACCACTCTGATCACAACCATACACCGGAACTATACCGAACTTATACTTATGATAATACGAAGGAGAGTCACAAGCACCGGTCTCGGCAAGCTTGGAGTTCACCCAAAAGAACCTGAACTCAGAAGTACAATCATAAAGGGAGTAGCCACGCCAACAAACCATATCAATAACGTAGTAAGTTTGATCTTGCTGTTATTCCAAAAAAAGAAAACACAAACTAGTTACCAAACAAATAACTTGTACCACAAAATCACGGTGTCACCGTGAGTTCGACAAACCTACAGGACAATGAGGAAGGAAAAGGAATAACCTCGTGGAAAATGCAGTCAAGTATAGAGTAAGAATTAGAAGCAGATGAAACTTCTTTTGTCCTTGCCCCGTTGGGCAATTTAGAAGGAAAACGGTGAAGTATGGAACCGTTTCTCAAACGGCTTATAGTTGTTCCGTTACTAGAAACCACAAAACACCGTTTTCCAGAGGGCCTTGCAAAAACAAACCTgaaaatcaaaaattaaaaaaattaaaaatatattttgaaTGAAGAACAAGTTGTGAAGAAGATTTTGAGAAAAGTAAAGGACCAATCATTGGCGAGATTTTCGGGgatatcaatcatccattcaGGAAGCATGAGTTGCTTCGCGAACCATTTCCTAGCTTCTGCGCCTTTCAGCTTTGATGCCTCCAACACGTCGAGTTCCTCTTTCTGATATACCTCAGGTTCGTTCACGGGTTCGGGTTCGGGTTCGGGGGTTTGGGATGAGAGAGAGAATGCGGTGGAGGCTAAGAAGCGAGCCTGACGCTGAGCGTCGAGGCGATTCTGTGCCTGGCGGAGTAGAGACTGTTGTCTGCGCCTCTCTTGATCGGAGATCAACGGTCGTTTGAACGGACGGCGGAGATCGTGCGGCGCCATGGATTTCTCAATTCAATTTCCCTTAGCACAGTCGAAGTCTCAGAGAGAAAGTCGTAACAGTTAAATTGAATTCAGCGCGCGTCGTTTTGAATGTTTTTGTAGGGATTAAATCGTAATTTCAGATTTTAGATTAGCCTTTTCCTTTTTCCCActtattttcgttttctctttTCGCGAAGCTTCTTTCGCCGTCGTTGTTCTTCCGCTCCGAGCAATTCATAGGTATGatctctctctccctctctctctctctctagaCTTTTTCAGATGATCCGGTATCTTCTTTTGCTAGTATGGAGCAAGCGCTGTGGGGTCATTTGCCACTATTGTTAAGGGCAAATTCCAAAGACTCTATTGAATTCATTCTTCAAGCCCTATGGAGAACCAGAAAAACCGGTCTTCAATCTTCTGACAGATGCATCATCCAAGATATGCTCCAACTGGAAAATGACTCTGACCTCGATCCGGTAAGTCCCCTTATGATATGCTTAGATGGTTTCTGAATTCTTCTGGTACAGATTATCGTTGTAACTCTATCTATAGCTTCTGGTTTGCCTCAGAATGTTAATCAGGAGATACGTTTATGAAAATACCTGTAAGGATGATATTCCAAAGTTGTTTCCCGGTGAAGTTCTACCTGAATTGCAAAAACTATTGACACTGATGTTGCAGAAGTTTCAGCGAGAGTGGCAAGAAGACGTGTTGAAAGACCAGGTATTTTACTGCACATTTTGCTTCTGATCTGACCTCCTTTGGAGGCTTTGATCTGACACTATATTTAGAGTACAAGTATTCAGAATATCGTGCCTCGGTTAAAGGCAATGACATGGAATATGGCAAATCGGGATACAGAATCGTCAGATCCTGCAGCTGTTATCAGTTTGAAGGTAAACACTGCCTCTTGAACTTCAGTATAGGGGTAGCGGTGCCTTCCTTCAGTACCTTTTTGACGTGTATTTTCCGTTCTTAAAGCAAATGAGATGTATCGGATGTGCGCATTATGTATATATGCATTGTGTGTTAAATGATTAGATATGGTTTTATCTGTTTGAATAGTTTTAACTGCTCACTTTTCAGCTTCAAAATGATGCTCAATTTCACTCGGGAGAGCTGGACGTGAAGTTCCAGTTGGCTACAGATTCTCTAGAGATGATGCTAAAAGCCATGCACAATATTAGAGACCAGTTTTCAACCATGGTATATACTGTGCTGTTTTCTGTTCTTGATTGAATTGGAATGGAAATTTTACACTTATATTGGCTCTATGATTAATGTGCTTGTCATATGTTGTTAGGATGAGGCACCAAAAGGGAATTAGTACGGGAAGGCAATAGAGTTCAACAGAAAATATCTCACAAAGAATGGTATGCTTAACTAAATTATCAACCCCTGCTTTTAACTTTTACACAGTATGCTATTTAGTGTACAAAGTTGGTCAAGTTTAACGGCCAGAAGTAACCTGTTTTTGATATTTTAACCTAAGCATATTTAAATCTATTAAGTTTGAACCATTCTACTTTACCATAACAATCTACAACCTAGCCATTGAATGAAATAATCAGATGCAAACCAGTGTAAACCACACAAGCCACTGGTCACGGTTTACTTGTTTATGACCCCTTCAGGCTAAGTTTCACCAAAAATAAGTGAAATTCCTTTGTTGAGATTTGCATCCCAGGGTCTTTATAGCATGGAGACGTTTAAAACGTATTCCATGATTTCACGGTTTATGTTGTTTCATCTGACTTTGGTAATTTGCATTGTTTTGTCAGGTACACTAGATGGACTCAGATGACAAACATGTGGATAGTAGTCTCAGTATCATTCGGTTTAAAGCATCAACCGCCCGGACCACCCTTGTTGCCCTTGTTGTTTACTGCGCTTTTTGGATGAGAAAATTCCAATTCCCTCTTTAAGTGTAAATGCAAAGAGAGAAAATACAACATGCAAAATATAGAATAACTCT containing:
- the LOC127084232 gene encoding uncharacterized protein LOC127084232, which translates into the protein MAPHDLRRPFKRPLISDQERRRQQSLLRQAQNRLDAQRQARFLASTAFSLSSQTPEPEPEPVNEPEVYQKEELDVLEASKLKGAEARKWFAKQLMLPEWMIDIPENLANDWFVFARPSGKRCFVVSSNGTTISRLRNGSILHRFPSKLPNGARTKEVSSASNSYSILDCIFHEQDQTYYVIDMVCWRGYSLYDCTSEFRFFWVNSKLAETGACDSPSYYHKYKFGIVPVYGCDQSGLCSAYSAPVPYVKDGLLFYNKHAHYQAGNTPLALVWKDENCSQYVMDTDSQGQVPNQQQVVLELQEDGKLTTCDDPHVVFGCLDGSFIQQSDLHSGYLLRFAIGEGGLVLVDGKLEKADLKYLGKANRARASADSFSKVMFQYSVRHSPLRIDDLLGSVSSPVDQESKACDIEMDG
- the LOC127084233 gene encoding uncharacterized protein LOC127084233 isoform X2, with protein sequence MEQALWGHLPLLLRANSKDSIEFILQALWRTRKTGLQSSDRCIIQDMLQLENDSDLDPLLVCLRMLIRRYVYENTCKDDIPKLFPGEVLPELQKLLTLMLQKFQREWQEDVLKDQNIVPRLKAMTWNMANRDTESSDPAAVISLKLQNDAQFHSGELDVKFQLATDSLEMMLKAMHNIRDQFSTMDEAPKGN
- the LOC127084233 gene encoding uncharacterized protein LOC127084233 isoform X1 gives rise to the protein MEQALWGHLPLLLRANSKDSIEFILQALWRTRKTGLQSSDRCIIQDMLQLENDSDLDPLLVCLRMLIRRYVYENTCKDDIPKLFPGEVLPELQKLLTLMLQKFQREWQEDVLKDQSTSIQNIVPRLKAMTWNMANRDTESSDPAAVISLKLQNDAQFHSGELDVKFQLATDSLEMMLKAMHNIRDQFSTMDEAPKGN